TGCGGAGACTGCGGAGAAGGAGGCCGCCGCGGCCTGCGGCACCCTGGAAGCCGCCCAGACAGAGGCTGAGGCCGCCCGTGCCCGCGCCGATGCCGCCCATGAGCGGGTCGCCGCGCTGGAGGCCGAGCTTTCGGAGCGGGACGGCGCGCTGGAGGCCGCGGAAAAGCGGGCCGACGAGGCGTCGGAGCGGGCGGTGGCGGCGGAGGGGGCCGTGTCGGACGCCCAGGGGCGTCTTGGGGCGCTGGAGGCGGTGGCCGAGACCCTGCGCGCCGACATTGCCGCGTTCCAGGAGAAGGCCGCCGAGGCCGACCAGTTCCGCGCCGAGGCGGACGCGGCGCGGGAGCGCGCGATGAGCCTCCAGGAGCAGCTGGACAAGGAACAGGCCAAGGGGCTCAAGTCCGCGCTCGCCCTGCAGCTCGCCGAGGCCATCCGCGAGAGTGAGGCCGCCCAGGAAGAACTGAGCAGCCTGCGCCGCGAGGTGGAGCGCCTGCGCAAGAGTGAGGCCGCGCCGGTCCCGGCAGCTCCGGCAGCCCACGCAGCCCCCGCCGAGGAGGCCGACGAGGAGACCGCGCTCCGGAAGGCCTATGAGGCCATGCCCGCGGACAAGCGGAACAATCTGGGAGAACTGCTCGTCGCGGCGCGCGTCATCACCAAGAAGCAACTGGCGGACGTCAACAGCGCCGTGAAGAAGTCCCCGGACCTGGGCATGGTCGCGGTCATCTGTGAGAAGGGGCTCACGGACGAGGACACGGTGGTCCGGGCGCTTTCCCTTCAGTCCGGCGCGCCGGTTGCGGAGGTTGGCGAGGACGGGCTGGACGCCGAGGCGGCGACCCTGATCTCCGACAAGATCGCGCGCAAGCACCGGGTGATCCCCCTCCGCGAGGAGGAGGGAGCCCTGATTCTGGCCATGTCCAACCCCATGGACCTGCTGGCGCTGGAGGACGTGGGCCGGGCGGCCGGCAAGCCCGTGAAGCCCATGGTCGCGCGGCACTCCGCCGTCATGAACGCCATCAACCGGTACTACTGGGAGCCGGAGTGAGCCGTCCCACGATGAGGCCGTGGAACCCGCCGGGGAGGGGTTAGGGTCTGGGGTTTAGGGTTGGGGGCGGAGTTTTTTCCCATACCTCCCATACTTTCCATTTGCCTGTCTGCTGTTGCGTCCGCTACGCGTGCTGTTTCCAGGCGCGCTTGATCCGCTCCACGAGCTTCTCCTGGTCCCATCCCCAGTACTGGTCGGAGAAGACCTCCACCTCGACAAAGCCGCGGAAGCCCGCCTGCTCCACCCACCCGCGTATCTCGCGGATGTTGATGCAGCCGTCGCCGGGCATGCCGCGGTCGTTAAGCAGGTCGCGGGTGGGGGTGCGCCAGTCGCAGACGTGGAAGGCGAAGATGCTTTTGCCCGCCCGGGAGATTTCCGAGCGCAGGAAGGGGTCCCACCAGCAGTGGTAAACGTCCACCGCCACGCCCACCATGGGGCTGTTCAGGGCGAAGACGATGTTGTTCGCCTGCTCCAGCGTGTTGATGGCGGACCGGGAGTCGGCGTACATGGGATGGAGGGGCTCGATGGCCAGGCGCACCCCGGCGGCTTTGGCGTCGGGCTCAATCGCGTGGATGGCGTCGAAAATCTGCTGGCGGGCGCGGGGGAGGTCCACCTCGGGGGCCGCGCCGCACACCAGCACGAGCACCGGCGCGCCCAGTTCGGCGGCCTCCTCAATGGCGCGGCGGTTCTCGCCCTTGGCCTGTTCGCGCGCCTGGGCGCCCGAGGCCACGAAGAACCCGCCCCGGCACAGGCTGACCACGTTCATTTCGGCGTCGCGCAGGAGTTTTGCCGCCTTCTTCGCGCCCAGGGGGGCGAGATGCTCCCGCCAGACGGTGATGCCGGGGATGCCGGCGCGGGTGTACCCGTCCACCGCCTGCTCCAGGGTCCAGGGCTTGGTGGTCATGGTGTGCACACAGAGGCGCGAGAAATCGTTGAACGGTTCGGTCATAATTCCTCTCTTCCCGGCGGGGCTACAGGGCGGGCACGTCCACCCAGGCCCGGCGCCGCCAGCTTTCATATCCCAGTTCGGCGAACTGCACGCCCTTGGCCCCTTCCAGGAGGTTCCAGGGGAAGGGTTCATCGGTGTGCAGATGGCGCAGGAAAAGCTCCCACTGCGCCTTGAACGCGTTGTCACAGGGTTCCGTCTCGGGAACGGTCTCCCATCCGTCGAAGAAGTTGATCGGGCTCGGGATGTCGGGGTTCCAGACGGGCCGCGGGGTGTCGGCGCCCTTCTGGACCCGGCATTCGCGCAGTCCCGCCACTGCCGACCCCTTGTCGCCGTCCACCTGCACGGTGAGCAGGTCGTCGCGCCGGACCCGCGTGGTCCAGGAGGAGTTGAACTGGCAGACGATCCCGGGTTTCGTGACGGCGGTCATGTAGGCGGCGTCCTCGGCGTCGGCTTCATAGGGATGGCCGGCCTCGTCCAGGCGGCGCGGGACGTGGGTGGCCCCGAGACAGCAGACCGAGGCCACGGGGCCGAAGAGGTTGTCAATCAGGTAGCGCCAGTGGCAGAGCATGTCGGAGATGATGCCGCCGCCCTCGGCCTTTTTGTAGTTCCACGAGGGGCGCTGGGGCTGGCCGTCCCCGCCGGTGAAGACCCAGTAGCCGAAGTCGGCCTTGACACTGTGCACCTTTCCCAGCGCGCCAGAAGCCATGACCCGGCGGAGTTTGACCAGGCCGGGGAGCCACAGCTTGTCCTGGACCACGCCGTGGCGCACGCCCCCGGCCTCGGCGGCGTGAAACAGCGCCAAGGCCCCGGTGGCGGTGTCCGCGGAGGGTTTCTCGCAATAAATGTGCTTTCCCGCGGCGATGGCGGCGGACACCGCCTCCACACGGCGAAGGGTGGTTTGCGCGTCGAAATAGACAGGGTAGTCCGGGTCGGACAGGCAGGCGTCGAGATCGGTGGACCACGGCAGCCCGCCGTGTTTCTCCGCCAGCGCGCGCAGTTTTTCCTCGTTCCTTCCCACCAGAAGGGGGGCCGGCAGAATCCTGCGCCCGTCGGGCAGTTCCACCCCCCCGGCGGCGCGGATGGCCATGAGGGAGCGTTCGAGATGCTGGTTCATCCCCATGCGCCCGGTGACGCCGTTCATGATCACGCCCGTGCGGACAGTCTCAGACATTGCAGCCTCCTTTGCGGGATGGGTTCGCAGCCCTCAGGCCCCGCCGTTTTCCCGTTCTCGCTTGCGGTTCATGTGCGCCTCGCGCAGGATCCGCCACAGGTGCATCGTCAGAGCGCGGCGGGACTCCCCGGGCACATGGGTGAACTCCAGCCCCGCGCGGAACGAGGGGCCCTGGGCGGACTGGAGGGCCTCCAGCCGGCAGACGCGGGCGTTCACCAGAACGGGACGGCCCTCTTTCAAGTCAATCTTGAGGTCAACCGTGTCGTTGACCGACAGGCGCGCCTGGGTCTGAACCAGGGCGCCCTCCATGCTCAGGTTGTGGACGACCCCGTCAATGAAATGGGGGGAGCCGTTCCGCCGGATCGCGGCGTTCAGGCCCACCGCCACACGCCATCCCCGCCGGTTGAAGTTTCCCCCCGCCCGCGGGTTTCGCCGGAGAACCACCTCGCGGCCCGTGTCCTCCGGAGTGCGCAGCACCTGCATGAAATACAGCAGCGAGCAGCCCGGCGTGGTGCACGCCACCTCGCACACGGTTCCGCGCTCCAGGGCGACGCTGCTGGCCAGATTGACGGAAATCCAATCCGACTGGTAACTGGACACACGCGAGGTGATTTTGCGGCTGCCCAGCCGGAGAATAATGCGCTGTCCCACCCGAAAAATGGATATCACCTGAGGAGTCTTCCCTGCTTGCCGGATGAAAGATGAAAGATATGATTCCCAAATGATAGTACCGCGTGCGGGGCCGGGATGCAAACCGCCGGAGCGCTTCCGGTATAGTAGTCCCCGTGGACGCGGCGTTTCCCCGGCGGAGCGGGCGTCCCGGTGGACGGGCAACCCGGGGACGGAGGCATGGATCCGGTTTCGAGAAGACGCCTTGAGCGCAGGACCGCGATGGCGGTGTTCTGCGCTCTTGCCCTGCTTTCCCTGCTGCTGAATTTGGCGCCCTGGATTGTGCCGGGCGGCGCGGTGGGCGTGCCATGAGGGAAAGCGCGGGGAGGTTGGTCTTGAGACGGGACGGGTTTCGTCTCATGGTGGCGGCCGGGGCCGCGCTCTCCTGGCCGCTGGGGGAGTTTGAGCGGCTGGCGGGACCGGTGCATCTGTCCCATCTGTGGGTCTTTCTGGCCTTCGCCGTGGTGGTGCATGAACAAGTGCGGACACGGCGGATCACGCTGCCGTTTGACCTGGCCGCCTCGGCGGTGGGAGCGCTGGTGGTTGCCCTGTTGCTTGGCACAGGCAGCGTGTGCGGCGGTATTGCGCTGTTTGCGGCGTTTTACGCCGCCGCGTCCTTGGGGCTGTCCTCCGGGCAATCCCGGACCGTGTTGGGGGTTGCGGCGTGGTGTGCCCTGGCGGTCGCGGTTGCCTCCCTGGGGGCACTTTTTCTTCCCGTATTGCCCACAGCCACCTCCCTCGGCGGCGGAGCACGCATGCTGGGACCGGTTTCTCTGTCCGCAGGAGGGCTGGTCCTTTTCGTTGGGCTGGTCATCTTTCTGATTCGACTCCCCGGCGGCGGGGTCTTTAATGGGGTCGTTTCCTGTGCTGCCGCAGCGTTGTTTGTGGTGGTTGGCGCTGTTATTGCGCGGTTATTGTTTTCTGAGGCGGCGCTGTGGCTGCCGCCTTCGGGGTATTTCATGCCCCGGGCCTTGCCGGTGACGGCGGCGGTGTTGTGGGTGGTCTCGCTGTGTGTGGGAAAACTCGTTACCTCGGCACGTCTGGGGGACGACCGCACGCCGGCCCTGCTGGCTGCGGGGGTGTTCCTGGTCGCCGTCGCGGTGCTTGTCCTTCGCGCACCGGTGCCGCCGGGCGCGGCCTTTCTGGGGGGGCTGGCGGTCTCGGCCGGGTATCCCCAGACCGCCGCAACGCGGGCGGACCGGCGTTTTCTGCTGTTTCCGGCGGTTCTGGCAGTGCTGCTGGCGCTGGCGCATGTTTTCTGGCTGGAGCATTTTCCCGGGGACATGCGGCACTACGCGGCGCGCGCCCGCGCATCCATTGAGGCGGGCCATCCCGGGGAGGCGGACCAGGCACTCCTTCTTGTCCTGAGCCGGAAACCCCGGGAGGCGTGCGCCGTGTTCTGGCGGGGGAATGCGGCCCTGGCGGCGGGGCGTCCCGGCGAAGCGGTGGATTTTTGGCAGCAGGCGGCGGCGATGGCGGGGGAACCGGGGGCGCTTCCGGCCCCGACGGCCGCCGAGTGGGAGGAGGCGCAGGCCCGGCTGCGGGACCATGTGGGCACGCTGCCCGAGGCGTCGCGGGGGTGGACGCTGGAGCGGTTTCTGCTGGTCCGGGGGGAGCGGGAGGCGGCGTTGGGCCTCCTGCGGGCGCGTGTGGAGGACGCGCCGGACCAAAGTGGACCGCCTGAACTGTATGCGCGGGTACTGGCATCATTGCTCGGGTTTCCCGGACTGGAGGACGACCTGTCGGAGTGGCGGACGGGGGAGCTCGTTCAGGCGCTTTCCCTGGGGCACCCGTTCGGGGCCGTGGTGACCGCCCCGGCGGGGTTCCCGGCGGCGTGGACTCCCCTGGTGGCGGCGGTGCGGACGACCCGGCGCGGCGCGGCAGTGCAGGTGTGGACGCAAAGCGCCGCCTTCGGGGGGGACCGGCGGGGTGGATGCGGGGCCGACACGGACGCGGCGCTGTGGATGAGCCCGAAGGCGGACGAGGAAGGGGGCTGGTATCTGTCCGCGCCGCCGGTGGGCCGCGTGCTGCTGGAGGGGGAGGGCCGCGTCTTTTTCGAGGATTACAACGCGGGCTGGGGCTGCGACGAGCATGACAGCTGGCAGGTCATCTGCGTCGTGCCTTGACCCTTCCCGGGCGCGGATGGCAGAATAGGCGGACAACCTGAACGGAGAACACCCTGATGACGCCCCATACCCCCTTCCGCCACGACGGCGAATGCTGCGGAGACGCCGAGAAACCCCGGGACAACGGCATCGCCGCCCGGCTGCTGCAATCCCGCATCGTCATGGTGGCGGGGGAGATTGAGCCGGAGACGGCGGAAGGCATTCTCGCGCAGCTGCTGCTGCTGGACACCCTCTCCAACGACCCGATCAAGGTGGTGGTGTCCTCGCCGGGCGGGCATGTGGACTCCGGGTACGCCATCCACGACATGATGCGCTTTGTGAAGTCCCCCGTGCTGGCGCTCGGGGCGGGCTGGGTGGCGAGCATCGCCGTGCCGATCCTGCTGGGCGCGGACAAGGGCAAGCGGTTCAGCCTGCCCAACACGCGCTTCCTGCTTCACCAGCCGAGCGGCGGCGCGGGCGGCCAGGCGGCGGACATCCGGATCGAGGCGCAGGAAATCCTGAAGATCCGCCAGAAGATCAACACGCTGATCGCCGCGGAGACCGGACAGCAGGAGGAGAAGGTCGCCAAGGACAGCGACCGGAACTTCTGGATGAGCGCCGAGGAAGCCCTGGAATACGGGCTGATTTCGGGCATCGTCTCCACCATGGCCGATTTTCAGTGATCCCCGCGCGCGCGGCGCGTTTCGGCGTCGTGCACGGCCCGGTACAGCGCGGCGACCCGCTTCCGGTGCTCTGAAACCGGATCGAGCAGTTCCCCCGCCAGCCCCAGCCGCCGCGCGAGGTTGCCCCGCGCCGCCCCGTCCTCGGGCAGGGCGCTGGCCGCGTCCCCCCGCATCATGCGCACCCGGTTCATGACGCGGCGCAGGAAGTTGTAGGCGTCCGCCAGGGCGTCGCAGGTCTCCGCCTCCTCCAACCCCTTCTCTTTCATCACGCCCAGCGCCCGGAACACGCCCCAGCACCGGACCTCCGGGCAGGCCGCCGCGTGCCGGAGCTGAAGCAGGCGCGTGGTGAACTCCACATCGGACAGGCCGCCCTCATGGCGCTTGAGGTCCAGCGGGGATGCCGCGGCGGCCGCCTTGGCCCGCAGGCTGTCCATCTGTTCCAGTGCGTCGAGCGCGGGCCTTCGCGAGAAAGCGGCGTTCCGGGCTGCATCCTCCAGGCCTTCGCGGAGAGCGGGGTCCCCGGCGACGGCGCGGGCCTTCATGAGGGCGAAGCGCTCCCAGGGGTGGGCCTCCTCGGCGTAATACTGGATGAAGCGGCTGAGGGGGATGGCAATGTTGCCCTTGCCGCCGTCCGGGCGGAGCCGCGCGTCCACGTCATAGAGCACGCCGTGGCGGGTGGGCTCCTTGAGGCGTTTCACCGTGAGCGAGGCGACCTGGGCGAAATACTCCGTTTCCGACATGGAACCCGGCGCGGGGGCGGTCTCCGGGTCGCCATACACGAAGACCAGGTCCAGGTCGCTGCCGTAGCTCATCTCGCGCCCGCCGAACTTGCCCAGGGCGAGGACGGCGAAGGGCGCGGGCGCGGGGCCGCACCGCTCCCCGGTCCTGGTCTCCGCCCCGGAGAGGGCATGGCCGAGGATGACCTCGGCCAGCAGGGTCAGCTCGTCGCCCACCTCCGCCACGGAGACGTCCAACACCAGCTCCCGCAGGGCGGTCTTGAGCATTTCCGCATCGCGCAGCCGGCAGGGCGCCGCCTCGGGGACGGCGGCGGCGAGGAGGGCGCCGAAATCCTCCTCCAGCGATGCGCGGGTGGAGGGCGCGGCGATGGTGCGGGGGCTTCCGACGATCTCCAGGAGTCCGACATCGCGCACGAGGAGGGTGGAGAGGTATTCGCTGTTTGCGGTGAGCACGGCGAGGTAGCGGCAGAGGTCGGGATTGTAGTGGAGCAGCTCATAGAGGGTGCGCGGGGAGCGCATGCGCTCCACGATCTGGGCCAGGCGCATGAGGCCCCGTCCGGGGTCCGGGGTGTGCGCGAAAGCCTCCAGCAGGGCGGGGGCCGCCGCGGCGAAGGCCGCGGCCACGTCCCGGGTGTGGGGCGCGTCCTTCGGGCCGTTTGCCAGCGTCAGCAGTTCCCGTCGCACCTGCTCCGGCTCCGAAAAGCCCATTTCCCGGAGCCGGTCGAGACCGGCGGCGGAATCCGCCCCCCGGTCCAGCAGCTCGGTGATCCAGAGGGTGCCGTCGCCCTTGACGGTGAGGAACTTCTGGAGGACGCGCCGGCTGTCCTCCGTGTGTTCGCGGTAGACCCGCATGAACGCGGCACCGTCCGTGTAGCCGAGCTTGCGGGCGAATTCGTCGAGGTCGTCCGCGCGTTCGGGCAGGGCGTGCACCTGCTGCCCGGCCTCGATCTGGAGGCGGTGCTCCACCCCGCGCAGGAAGGTGTAGTTCCGCGCCATGGCGGCCGCCTCGAGGGGGCTGAAACTCTGGCGCTCGCCGAGGAGGCGGATGGCCTCCAGGGTGTTCCGTGTGCGCAGTTCGGGGAAGCGGCCGCCGTTGAGGAGCTGGAGCATCTGCACGGTGAACTCGATGTCGCGGATGCCGCCGCGGCCCAGTTTCACCTCGCGCTCCGTCTCGCCGCGCCCCGCGGTGCGGGCTTCGGCCTGCTCCTTGACCCGGCGGATGTCCTCGAGCGTGGCGTCGTCGAAATAGCGGGGAAACACGAAGGGGCGCAGTTTGCCCAGCAGGGCCTCGCCCAGCCCCACATCGCCCGCGCAGGGGCGGGCCTTGATGAGGGCCTGCCGTTCCCAGGCGCGCCCGTAGTGCATGTAGTATTCCAGGGCGGGGTCGAAGGGGATGGCCAGGGGGCCGCTCGCGCCGAAGGGGCGCAGGCGCGCGTCCACGCGGAAGACGAAGCCGTCGGCGGTCGTCTCGGAAAGCGCCCTGATGATCAGCTCCGCCAACTTTTTATAATACTCCTCGTTGGTGACGGTGCCCGACGCGCCGCCGGAGGTCACCCCCGGGTCGCTGTAGAGGAAGACAAGGTCTATGTCGGAGCTGAAATTCAGCTCGCGCCCGCCGAGCTTGCCCATGCCCAGCACGGTGAACTCCGCGCGCCGGTCCGTGGGCCCCTCCGCCGTGGTGCGCAGGGGCGCGCCGTGGCGCGGCGCGAGCTGCTCCGAGGCCATGCGAAGCGCCGCCTCCAGCGCGGCGTCGGCGAGGTTCGAGATGTCCTCGCCGATGCTGGAGAAGTGGGGATGGATGAAGACCTCGCGGGCGGCGATGCGGAGCACCTCGCGGCGGGCGGCGCGGCGCAGGGCGGTCATGCGGCGCTCGAAGCTGTCGCAGGGGCCGACGGCGGCCCAGAGGTCCGCAAGAATGGCGTCCGCCGGGCGGGCATTGTCCAGCTCCGCCTCCTGCCAGAGCCACCCGGCATATTCGGGGTTGCGGCAGAGGATGTCCGTGAGCAGGCGGCTTTGGGAAAACAGCGTGACGAGCAGGGCCGCGTAGCGCGGGCTGGAGGCAAGCAGCTCCGCCTGGGTGCGCGGACTGAGGGAGCGCTCCAGAAAGCGGCACAGGCCCAGCGCCGCCTTGAGCGGGTTCGACGCATCGGCCAGCGCGCGGCGGACCGTGTCCAGGGACAGGTTGCCAAAGACCCCGGCAAGGGTGTCCAGCAGCTGCGCGCCCTGCCCCGGGTCGGAAAAGGGGATGGGGGGGGCGGACATGCTCATGCGCCTTTGCTTTCAGCGTGGCGCCAGTGCTGGCAGACCAGCAGCGCCCAGAGGGCGAGGGTGTGGTCGCGTCGGCCGGCGGCGTGGTCGTCGAGCATGCGGCGGACGGCGGCGGGGTTGAAGAGCCCGTCCCGCGCGAGGGCGGCGTCGGAGAAGAGGCGGTCCCGCTCGGTTTGCAGGCGTCCCGTGAGCCATGCGCCGCGCGGGGGCTCGAAGCCGCGCTTGGGGCGGCGCAGCACCGCCGGGGGCAGCTCGGGGGCCAGGGCGCGGCGCAGCAGCACCTTGGTCTCGCGGCCCAGCACCTTCAGTTCCGGCGGCGCGGCGGTCATGAACGCGAGGAGGGAGCGGTCGGCGAAGGGCACGCGCATCTCCAGTCCGTGGGCCATGCTCATGCGGTCGCCGCAGGTCAGCACGTTGTGCGGCAGGAAGAGATGGGCGTCCACATACATGGCCTGCGACAGCGGGTTATCGCGGCCCGACTCGCGGGCGAGGCCGCGCACGGTGTCCCAGGCGTCGCGCCCCGCGAGGGTTCGCTTGAGGTCCTCGGTGTAGAGCGCTTCCTTCATCTCCGGGGTGAAGCGGCTGAGCCAGCGGGCGTAGGCGGCCAGGGGGTCGCGCGGGTCGGCGGAGAGGAACCCGCGCACGCGGCGGGGCCAGGGGCCGCGCGCGGCGTCCTCCGGAATCAGGGCGGCCAACGGCCGCGCGGCGCGCCAGAATCCCGCCGGAACGCCCGCAAGTTTCTGCGCGAGGACCATGCCCCGGTAGCGGGGGTAGCCGCCGAAGCACTCGTCTCCGCCGTCGCCGGAGAGGACCACGGTGACATGCCGCCGCACCAGCCCGCAGACGGCGTGGGTGAGCAGGGCCATGGGGTTGCCGTAGGGCTCGTCGAAATGGCGGAGCAGCGTGCCGAGGAAATCGCCCTCCGCCGGGCCGAGGCGCAACTCGTGGTGGTCGCTGCCGAGGAACGCGGCGGTCTCGCGGGCCTCGGCGGTCTCATCCGCCGGGAGGGACGGATCCTCGTAGCCCACGGTGAAGGTGGCCGGCCGGACGCCGCCTCCGCGCATGAGGGCGACCAGGGCCGCCGAGTCCACGCCGCCGCTGAGGAGCGCGCCCACGGGCACATCGGCGATGAGGTGGCGGTCCACCACTTCCCGCAGCCGCGCGCGCAGCGCCTCCTCCCATTCTCCGGGGGTCTTTGGGGGCGTGTCCGCCGTGTCCGCCAGCCGCCAGTAGCGCCGCATGGAGACCGCGCCGGTTTCCGCGGACCAGACGGCCAGATGGGCCGGCGGGAGCTGGCGGATGCCCCGGTAGAAGGTGCGCGGGGGCACGGTGTGCAGCCAGGTGAGGTAGTCGTCGAGGGATTCGGGGTCCATCTCCAGGTCCACGCCGGGACACAGGAAGAGGGACTTCATCTCGGAGGCGAAGAAGAGTGCGCCTCCAGTCTCGGCGTAGTAGAGCGGCTTGATGCCGACGGCGTCCCGCGCGAGAAACAGGCGGCGCGCCGTCCGGTCCCACAGGGCGAAGGCGAACATGCCCTCCAGC
This portion of the Candidatus Hydrogenedentota bacterium genome encodes:
- the glnE gene encoding bifunctional [glutamate--ammonia ligase]-adenylyl-L-tyrosine phosphorylase/[glutamate--ammonia-ligase] adenylyltransferase produces the protein MSMSAPPIPFSDPGQGAQLLDTLAGVFGNLSLDTVRRALADASNPLKAALGLCRFLERSLSPRTQAELLASSPRYAALLVTLFSQSRLLTDILCRNPEYAGWLWQEAELDNARPADAILADLWAAVGPCDSFERRMTALRRAARREVLRIAAREVFIHPHFSSIGEDISNLADAALEAALRMASEQLAPRHGAPLRTTAEGPTDRRAEFTVLGMGKLGGRELNFSSDIDLVFLYSDPGVTSGGASGTVTNEEYYKKLAELIIRALSETTADGFVFRVDARLRPFGASGPLAIPFDPALEYYMHYGRAWERQALIKARPCAGDVGLGEALLGKLRPFVFPRYFDDATLEDIRRVKEQAEARTAGRGETEREVKLGRGGIRDIEFTVQMLQLLNGGRFPELRTRNTLEAIRLLGERQSFSPLEAAAMARNYTFLRGVEHRLQIEAGQQVHALPERADDLDEFARKLGYTDGAAFMRVYREHTEDSRRVLQKFLTVKGDGTLWITELLDRGADSAAGLDRLREMGFSEPEQVRRELLTLANGPKDAPHTRDVAAAFAAAAPALLEAFAHTPDPGRGLMRLAQIVERMRSPRTLYELLHYNPDLCRYLAVLTANSEYLSTLLVRDVGLLEIVGSPRTIAAPSTRASLEEDFGALLAAAVPEAAPCRLRDAEMLKTALRELVLDVSVAEVGDELTLLAEVILGHALSGAETRTGERCGPAPAPFAVLALGKFGGREMSYGSDLDLVFVYGDPETAPAPGSMSETEYFAQVASLTVKRLKEPTRHGVLYDVDARLRPDGGKGNIAIPLSRFIQYYAEEAHPWERFALMKARAVAGDPALREGLEDAARNAAFSRRPALDALEQMDSLRAKAAAAASPLDLKRHEGGLSDVEFTTRLLQLRHAAACPEVRCWGVFRALGVMKEKGLEEAETCDALADAYNFLRRVMNRVRMMRGDAASALPEDGAARGNLARRLGLAGELLDPVSEHRKRVAALYRAVHDAETRRARGDH
- a CDS encoding PilZ domain-containing protein, producing MISIFRVGQRIILRLGSRKITSRVSSYQSDWISVNLASSVALERGTVCEVACTTPGCSLLYFMQVLRTPEDTGREVVLRRNPRAGGNFNRRGWRVAVGLNAAIRRNGSPHFIDGVVHNLSMEGALVQTQARLSVNDTVDLKIDLKEGRPVLVNARVCRLEALQSAQGPSFRAGLEFTHVPGESRRALTMHLWRILREAHMNRKRERENGGA
- a CDS encoding sugar phosphate isomerase/epimerase: MTTKPWTLEQAVDGYTRAGIPGITVWREHLAPLGAKKAAKLLRDAEMNVVSLCRGGFFVASGAQAREQAKGENRRAIEEAAELGAPVLVLVCGAAPEVDLPRARQQIFDAIHAIEPDAKAAGVRLAIEPLHPMYADSRSAINTLEQANNIVFALNSPMVGVAVDVYHCWWDPFLRSEISRAGKSIFAFHVCDWRTPTRDLLNDRGMPGDGCINIREIRGWVEQAGFRGFVEVEVFSDQYWGWDQEKLVERIKRAWKQHA
- a CDS encoding Gfo/Idh/MocA family oxidoreductase, with the protein product MNGVTGRMGMNQHLERSLMAIRAAGGVELPDGRRILPAPLLVGRNEEKLRALAEKHGGLPWSTDLDACLSDPDYPVYFDAQTTLRRVEAVSAAIAAGKHIYCEKPSADTATGALALFHAAEAGGVRHGVVQDKLWLPGLVKLRRVMASGALGKVHSVKADFGYWVFTGGDGQPQRPSWNYKKAEGGGIISDMLCHWRYLIDNLFGPVASVCCLGATHVPRRLDEAGHPYEADAEDAAYMTAVTKPGIVCQFNSSWTTRVRRDDLLTVQVDGDKGSAVAGLRECRVQKGADTPRPVWNPDIPSPINFFDGWETVPETEPCDNAFKAQWELFLRHLHTDEPFPWNLLEGAKGVQFAELGYESWRRRAWVDVPAL
- a CDS encoding ATP-dependent Clp protease proteolytic subunit (hydrolyzes proteins to small peptides; with the ATPase subunits ClpA or ClpX, ClpP degrades specific substrates); translation: MTPHTPFRHDGECCGDAEKPRDNGIAARLLQSRIVMVAGEIEPETAEGILAQLLLLDTLSNDPIKVVVSSPGGHVDSGYAIHDMMRFVKSPVLALGAGWVASIAVPILLGADKGKRFSLPNTRFLLHQPSGGAGGQAADIRIEAQEILKIRQKINTLIAAETGQQEEKVAKDSDRNFWMSAEEALEYGLISGIVSTMADFQ
- the asnB gene encoding asparagine synthase (glutamine-hydrolyzing), with protein sequence MCGIAGIAGREDAALLRAMTDALAHRGPDDQGAHIADGVSLGHRRLSIIDLAAGRQPMSTRDGALTIVFNGEIYNFHELRRELEAAGRVFDTRSDTEVILAAWSEWGEGALDRLEGMFAFALWDRTARRLFLARDAVGIKPLYYAETGGALFFASEMKSLFLCPGVDLEMDPESLDDYLTWLHTVPPRTFYRGIRQLPPAHLAVWSAETGAVSMRRYWRLADTADTPPKTPGEWEEALRARLREVVDRHLIADVPVGALLSGGVDSAALVALMRGGGVRPATFTVGYEDPSLPADETAEARETAAFLGSDHHELRLGPAEGDFLGTLLRHFDEPYGNPMALLTHAVCGLVRRHVTVVLSGDGGDECFGGYPRYRGMVLAQKLAGVPAGFWRAARPLAALIPEDAARGPWPRRVRGFLSADPRDPLAAYARWLSRFTPEMKEALYTEDLKRTLAGRDAWDTVRGLARESGRDNPLSQAMYVDAHLFLPHNVLTCGDRMSMAHGLEMRVPFADRSLLAFMTAAPPELKVLGRETKVLLRRALAPELPPAVLRRPKRGFEPPRGAWLTGRLQTERDRLFSDAALARDGLFNPAAVRRMLDDHAAGRRDHTLALWALLVCQHWRHAESKGA